In Deefgea piscis, the DNA window TCCAGCACCAATAACACCAATCCATTTGTGACGGTGGAACGCAAAGACATCGGGATTAAACTGCGCGTTCGCCCACAAGTGTCTGAAGGCGGCGTAATTACGCTCAATGTGTACCAAGAAGTCTCGAGCATCGACAATACCGTCAACACTGCCGGGGCCGGCTTGGCGACCAAAATGCGTACGATTGAAACCAAAGTTTTAGTCGATGACGGGCAAATTGTAGTGCTTGGTGGATTAATTGAAGACCGTATTGGCAACAAAGGCAATCAAGTACCGGGCTTGGGCGATATACCCCTTATCGGCAACTTGTTTAAATATGATAGCCGCGAATGGCAAAAAGTTAGCCTAATGGTGTTTTTGCGCCCCGTGGTGATTCGCGACAGCGCCGCCAATAGCCGCCTGACTGATGATCGTTATCAGTATTTACAAAAACAACAAGGCGATTACAAAGTCGACGGTCATGTTTTCTTGCAAGATATGCCCAAAGTGCAACTCCCCGATCGCGCACCAGACAACGGCCAATCAGTGTACTCGCTACCAACGCCTGCCAGTGCGGTAGCGAGCGAACCGGCCAAAGAGAACAGCAGCGTAGTCAACTCCGAGCCACAAGCGAGGGCCGAGCCGCAAAACGCAGTCGCGACAGCGCAATCGCATACGGTTAAAGACGGCGATACTTTATATCAAATCTCATTGCGTTCTGGGCAAAGCTTGCGGGATTTAGCGCTGTGGAATCGGCTCAATAATCACAACGACATAAAAGTCGGCCAAGTGCTACGCCTTACCCCGCCACCTTTAGCCAATGGCAATTCCGAATGAGTGTTGTTTCATATATGTATGCACGTGAATTTGGCCTATTTGACGGCCCAATTCACGATGGCATCACCCCGATTTATGTGCGACAAGGCGCCAGCGCAGCGGCGTTGGGCGAAGTTCGCCGCCAATGCGGCCCAACGCAATTACATATCTTGCCCGCAGCTAGCTTTGATGCCCGCTTAACGCAGCACTTTGGCAACGGCAAAACCAGCGCCATCAATATGGTGGACGACATCGAAGAATCGGCCGATTTGGCGCGCTTGATTCAAGACATGCCCGAAGTCTCAGACCTCATGGAGGCCGAAGAATCATCCCCGGTCATTCGCCTGATCAATGCGATTTTTACCGAAGCGCTACGCGAAAATGCCTCCGATGTGCATATCGAGCCTTTTGAGACGCGCTCCGTGGTGCGCTATCGGGTGGACGGCACTTTGCGCGATGTGGTCGAGCCCAATCGCGCGCTGCATGCCGCCTTGGTGTCGCGGATTAAAGTGATGGCAGCGCTAGATATTGCCGAAAAACGCTTACCGCAAGACGGGCGCATCAACCTGCGCATTGCCGGTCGCCCGGTCGATATTCGCGTTTCCACATTACCCACCGGCCACGGCGAGCGCGCCGTACTGCGTTTACTCGATAAATCCGCTGGCCGTTTAGAGCTAGCCAAACTCGGCATGCGTGAGGCCACGCTGAAACCACTGAATCAATTACTCGCCGCGCCGCATGGCATTGTGCTGGTAACCGGCCCAACCGGCTCGGGCAAAACCACCACGCTGTACGCGGCGCTGGGCAGTATGGACGCCAAAAACAGCAATATTATGACGGTGGAAGACCCGATTGAATACGACTTAGACGGCATCGGCCAAACCCAAGTCAATACTCGCATCGAAATGAGTTTTGCTCGGGCGCTGCGGGCGATTTTGCGGCAAGATCCCGACATTATTATGATTGGTGAAATTCGCGATTTGGAAACCGCGCAAATTGCCGTTCAAGCCTCGCTCACCGGTCATTTAGTCCTCGCCACCTTGCACACCAACGATGCGGCCAGCGCGATTACTCGTTTGGTGGATATGGGCATTGAGCCGTTTTTACTCGCCTCATCGACCATCGGCGTCTTGGCGCAGCGTTTGGTACGCAACTTATGCTCCGACTGCAAAGCACCGTATATCGCTAGCGATGATGAATTAATTGAGCTTGGGGTCAATACCCAAGAAAAAATCACATTATACCGTGCAGTGGGCTGCCCACATTGCGCCCAAACCGGCTATCGTGGCCGCAGTGGGATTCATGAATTACTCGTGGTTGATGAAGCGATGCGCACCCAGATTCATAATTCGGCCAACGAGCAAGACATTCGCAACTACGCCGAAAGCCTCGGTATGACCAGCTTACGCAGCGACGCTTCAGCGCGTGTACTTGAAGGCGTGAGTAGCTTTGAAGAAATGCTTAGAATCACCCGCAGCAGCCATTAAACCTCGCATAGGCCGATGATGACGATAAAAACATTTAGCCCCGAACATCTATTTCAACCGATTGGGCCATATAGTCATATCGCCCAATCTGGGCCGTTTATTGTGATTTCGGGAACACCGGGTGTTGATAGCCAAACGGGTGAACTCGCCGGCCCTGACGCTTATTCGCAAGCCAAACAGATTTTGCTTAATTTTCAATTGCTGCTCGAATCAGTTGGCGCGTCGCTCAATGATGTGATGCAAATTCATGTGTACTTAAAAAACGTCGCTGATTTTGCCGCGATGAACCAAGCCTATGCCGAAATATTGCCCCAGCATCGCCCTGCTCGCACCGTCATTGCGGTTGCCGATCTACCGAAAAAAGGTGCTTTAATGACGATGGATTTAACAGCCTTTAAGAATCAATAAGTAGAGCCACGGCTTTGTTCTACCAGCAATCATCCGGCGTGCCCCGCAAACCGGCGCTTTAAATCGCGGCCAAGGACGGCGGAGCAAGCAAAAAAAAATCCACCAGCGTCAACAGCGGCCCGTTTAGCTTTGATCCAAAATAAAGGGGTATTGCCACCAGGCCTTTTTTTAAAAAGCCTTGATGGCAATACCCCTATCATTAATCTAGTTCAGTGTTACTTTTGCTTACCGTCACCGCCCACCATTTTGTACACCACGCCCGCAATCGCCGCGCCGATCAATGGGGCGACCCAGAATAACCAAACTTGGCTCAATGCGGCAGTATCGGCAAATAAAGCGGCAGCCAAACTACGCGCCGGATTGACCGAAGTATTGCTCACCGGAATAGAAATCAAGTGAATCAAGGTCAAGCCCAAACCAATCGCAATCGGCGCAAAACCCGCTGGCGAGCGCGCATCGGTTGCGCCCAAGATGATGAATAAAAACATAAACGTCATCACCACTTCACATAAAAATACCGCAGTGATTGCGTAATGCCCTGGTGATAATAAATCATAACCGTTACTGGCAAAGCCGCCGGCAACAAAGCCAGGCTTACCCGTTGCAATAAAGTACAGCACCGTGGCGCCCAAAATCCCGCCAAGCACTTGCGCAGCAACATAGGGAACTAAATCTTTGGCGGGGAAACGGCCACCAACGACCAAACCAAATGACACCGCTGGGTTTAAATGGCAGCCTGAAATATGGCCAATGGCAAAGGCCATGGTTAACACCGTCAAACCAAATGCCAAAGCCACACCGGCAAAACCAATACCTAATTCAGGAAAGGCCGCAGCCAAAACCGCACTGCCGCAACCGCCTAAAACTAGCCAAAATGTGCCGATGAATTCAGCAGCTAAACGCTGATTTAATGTATACATGTTGATATCCTTTTTGTTTTTGCTCATATTGCTGACTAAAAAAGTAACCAAGTAATTGAATTTACTATTCCTCTGCTTACTATAAAATCAAAATATGAAACGGCGCACATGATAGAACATTTTTATGACCACAAAACCATAAAAATACCGCTTCCTAAGGTAAATATTCTATTTTTAAGCAGTTTATGCCGTTTATTACTCATTTGCTGCGCAGACCCGAGCCCATTTCCTGCCGTTTGTAAGTTATATCAACAGCCCAGCGGTAATATTGCACTCACTGTCTTCAGCAATGCTTATTCTGTCAAAATAATGAATTAATTTAGTCAGCAAGTCGCATTACCGCTTACTGATTGATTGGCAATCAACACTGACTGATGCAGGTAAATCGACTATGAATCACTATCTCAACGTACTGAATATCAACCAAGAAGAATCTTTATTTCATCTACTGTTTCATGATGCGATCATTTTTTGTTTTCGACTTTTTTTATTTGCATTGATTATTTTTGCTGGCTCTTACTTGGTCAAAAAAGTCGATAAATATTTTTCTAAGGTCTACATCCTCAATACCGACGAAAACACCAAGCAATTTAGCCGTTCAATGACCAAGTTGGGTTTATATATTGCTTTTTTCTTACTCGGTTTACTCGCTTTTGGCTTTAGCGAGCGCTCGATAGCCACGATGATTAGTGCCATTGGCTTAGGGATTGGTATTTCTTTAAAGGAATTTTTATCTAATTTTGCCGGTGGGGTGGTGTTGTTTTTTTCGCGCCCATTTGTCATTGGCGACTTTATTAAAGTCAATGGCGTGATGGGCAATGTGACCGAAATTGAAATCTTCTCCACCCATATCAATAGCTTGGATGGACGTCGAATTATCATTCCGAATAATGTCATGATTAGTGGCAATATCATCAACTACGACACCAATCCAATTCGCAGAATTAAAATTACGGTGTCCGTCGCTTATGATTCCGACATGAAAAAAGTGCTACAAATTTTAGAAAACATTGCCACCAGCTATCCGGGGCTAGATCAAAACCAAACGCCGTTTATTCATGTGATGAGCTATGGCGATTCCAGCATTAATATCTTATTTATGGTGTGGACCGATAGAGCGCATTACTATCAAGTTCGCGGCGAATTAATGGCCTTTTTACTGGAAAAATTAACGCAAGAAGGCGTGGACATTCCATTTAATATTTTGGATGTCAGCATTACCGACAAATCCATCAGCAAGCAAACCATCCCAAATTAATATGCGCGCTTTTGGGCTGGCCACGGAGCAATCCTTAACGCAAGCCAAACCTTTGTTTACCCACGCAAGTCTTGCTCGAACGACGGCAAGGCGTCGCCGAGCTGATTAAGACTTAAAACTTGATTTGGTAACCCTCGGCCGTGGCGGGAACTTGCATTAATAAGGGCGCTAATTGCTGGCGAACTTTTTCATCCGGATTGAGATTAATCGTGCCGTGTGCCGCCCCCTGCCACGCCAATTGACCTTGGCCATTCACTGCAATCGCGCTGGCGCCAGCAGGTGAAATTTGCCATGTCGCCCCATCGGCCACCACCGCGAGCTGAGCACGCAAGGTGGTCATTGGCATGAGGCTTGGCACCAGCTGACTAAAGACCGGATCGAGCAATAGCTCAGCTTGTGCGCCGACTTGTTTTGAGAGATGCGCGCTACGCAAGGTGGCGCGGCCACCTAAACCCCATTGCGCCACTTGCGGAATAGCGCGAAAAACACCTTCAAGCGGCAAAGTCACATCCACTTGCTCGAGCGCCACGCCGCCAAAACCAACGAAAACGCGGGCTTGATTGTGAGTATCTAAGGCTTCGCTTTGCATTTGCCATGCCAATTGCCCAGTCAATAAAGCCTTAGGCAGAAAAGCCCAACGCAAATTTTGTTGCAACACCACGCCTTCTAAACCCACGGCGCTAGCGCGCCCATACCAAATGGTCCCTTGCGGCTGCACCACGCTCACATTACTCGGTAAAAACCAATTGATGGTACTTACCGGCATGCGCAGCACTAAAATCAATAGCAAAAAGAGCCCCGCAATGCTGATCCACAGGCCTCGCTGCTGGATTATTTTTCGCATTATTGACGCTCCAATACCAGCACCAAGCTCACGCTAGCGGCATCGGGCGTAATTTGAATGGCGGTAATTTTGGCTTGAACGCTATGGCGTAAAGCATTGGCCAACTGCAAAGCCTCGGCAATGCTTGGCAAATTACTCCGCACCTCAAGCTGTTGATTGGAAATCGAGCGCACATCGGCACTGATGCCTTTGCTGGATAATTCAGCAAATGTGGCCGAACGCAAATCCTGCGTACTGGCGGTACGCGAAGCAACCACCATGGGTTTACTACCACGCATGGCCATTAATTGGTTTTCCAGCTGTGGAATCTGCATTTGCAAGCGATTAATTTGCGCATTAAGCGGCGCATACACCGCAAAATACAACAAGCCGCTGATGACTAAAACCGCCCAAATCAGCAGCATTTTTCTCTCGCGGGGATTGCGCGCCAGCCAATAAACCCGCCAACGCGCCCAGTAGCTGTGCGCTTGAGCCAGATATTTTGTATACGCGCTCATTGCTCAACCTCAATCCGAATACGACCATCGCCCATCGACTGGCTCTTCATTTTGCTGCCTTGTGCCGTCAATTTAGCGATCAAAGGCGCTGATTTGCCCTCATTCATCACCATCTGTAATTTGCCGTCTTTCACGCTCAAGCTATCAACCCCCACTGCTAAATCAATTTGCCCAGCCAGTTGATACAGCAAATCCAATGCATCGCCCTGCCCAACGCGCCCAGTGGATTCACCGGCTTTTTGCTGACTTTGCCATTGCAAAATTGGGTCAACAATTGGCACCCCGGGATAGACACTGGCAAAGGTTTGTCGAATTTCTTGTCGCAAAGCGCGCTCTTGTCCTACGCTACTCCGCCACTCAATGATGGTACTCAGCAACAGCAACGCCACGCACACAAACAATAGGTATACCGCGCTACGCCATTGCTGCCAATGCATTGCTAACGATACATTAGATTTATTACTTTTAAAAAAGGACACACTCGCCGCATCGGGCGCAATTAAATCTGCCGTCGTCAGTGCCTGCCAAGTTTCATCCGGATACAGCGCAAGTAAATCGGCCTCGTTATCAAGCCAAGCATACTCACCGTGATGCGCCAACATCACGCCATGGTCGCTTGGCGCATAACACGCAGTCCCCGCTGGCAATAAAGCAAACTCCGGCACCCAGCGCGTCGCAGTCCATGCTTGGCTGGCCAGCCACTGCTGCACTTGATCGCAGCGCGATTGTTCGAGTAAATACACCCAGGTTTTACCGGCCACTGCCGGACTGGCGCGCCATATCAGTGAATCTAAAGCACCTAAAACCCGATCTTCCAGTGCTTGGCGAATCAATTTTTGCTGCTGTTTGGCCGCCACTGCAGGCAAGGTCAAGCAATGCACGGTGAGCCAGCACGCAGACAGCGCAATTTCATACGTGGCCGCAGCAGGCAAAACTGCCGACTGCCCTTGCGCCACTTGACGCCCATTGGCATCAAAGCCCAGCCAATCTTCAATTCCCAGCGCACCCTGAGCATGAAGGCGAACAACTACACGCGCTATTGTCATCAAAACCTCAAAACAAGGTGGATCGATACATCCACCACAAAAATAAATCCCAACTCATACGCTGATGTCGTATTAAGCCATTCGCAATCGTCGCAATCGGAATACGAAATAAGCAGCCAGCCAATGGCCTATATTGCGCGCCAATGAAATGCCTGAATAAAAATAGGAAATAGAGAATAAACGATTTTAATGAAGTTGATTTGACAATGCGGCGTGCGCCGCAAAATAAAATGCTGATTTGCTACTTTAGCGACAAGTATCGCTAGCCATAATTTGGATGAGTCATTGATGCAATCAACTAGCGACCCGAATATACCTAGGTATAAACGGGCCAATACCACGCAAATAGATCTTGATCCAGCGTGATTTAACCATTGCATCAGCAGCAGAAAAATCAATATTGGCCAAAAATAACAGCGAAAAGCTGCACCACCGATTTTAAGAAATGGCTTTAATTTTACGCGCCAAGAAAATCGCCAGCAAACCAGCAACGCAACTCAGAACACCAATCCAAGCATAATTGGCTAAATGGCCATCGCTTTGCTGCGTTAAAATTAATCCGGCCAGCAAAGAGGCCGCACCCGAGGCGAAGTTTTGTACTGCCGAATTAAACGCCATTAAGCGCCCGCGTAAATGCGGCTGAGTGGCTGCCGCCACCATCGTCGATGATGGAATAAAGCGGCCACTGACAAAAATAAAAAACAATACCGAAATCGCCAAATGCCAAGGCAAACTCACGGCTAAATTTTGCGTAACCAAAATAATCGGAATAAAACTCGCCAAGATTAAATACGCCACCACTTTTTTTGCTGGGTAACGATCGGTTAAACGGCCAATCAGCGGACGGCTAAATATCGTCGCCGCACCACCGACTAAATAAAAATACATTAAATCTTCGGGCGCCAAACCCACGTTGGCAATCAAAGTGGGGGCAATAAATGGAATCACCAAAAACCCCGATACCATTAGCATCGCGGTTAAACTCACTGCCCACCAATGATTAGGAACACGTAATAATTCGCGGTAATTATCCAGCCAATTAGCCGCTTGATTTAAGCTCGCCAAATGACCACGTACCGATGGGATATAACGAATAATCGCCAAGGCCACCATGGCGCAAATACCGGTTAAGACCAAAAATGGCAATCGCCAGCCGCTATGCGCTGCCAGCCATAAACCCAATGGCACCCCCGCGACTGCCGACAATGAAAAGCCCAGCATCACCCAGCTCATGGCGCGGCCACGGCGCTCAGGCGGAATTAAATCGCCAACAATGGCCAGTGAAATCGAGCCCAAAACGCCACCAAAGATCCCCGCCAATACCCGCGCCAACAGCAAGGTGACGTAGGAATCACTCAGCGCGCACGCCAAAGTCGCCAGCATTAATCCGCCGTAACAAAACAATAAAGCGTGGCGGCGATCAAAGCGGTCGGCTTGCGAGGACGCCAGTAATGCCGAGCAACCTGCAGCTAAAGAATACGACGAAACCAATAGACCAAAGTGAGCGGTATTGATCTGAAACTCCGCCATCAAATACGACGCCAGCGGCATCATAATCATAAAGTCAGCAATGGCAGTAAACATCACCAGCATTAAGGTGATCAGCATGGCAAATTCTTTACGGGCGGCGTTGGGCATCATCAAACCAAGACAAAAAGAGTGCTATGAGTCTACTCTCGCCAAGGATGATGACAATGGAGAATTACACATCACAGGGTATTGCCTGCCGCCCCTGATCTAGTATTAATTAGATCGCAATACCCAATATCTGGATTAACGCAGCGCCACAAACAAATTAAATACGCTTAATACTGAAATCAATGTTCCAACCAACCACAATAAAGTGCGCGCATTTAATTTGTGGCACAGCCATGCGGCAAACGGCGCGGCAAATAATCCGCCAACAATTAAGCCGGCGACCAATAACCAATGCTCCATTTCGGCCCACAACAAAAAAGCCCCCGCCGTAGAAAACGCGATAAAAAATTCTGCCGCATTCACCGTACCAATGGTTTTGCGTGGATCATTTCCGCGCCCGACCAAGGTCGACGTCACTACTGGGCCCCAACCGCCACCGCCAACGGCGTCAACAAAACCACCCAACAGCGCCAAAGGACTCACGTGCTTAATTTCACTAGAATGCGGCTTCGGGTGCGTTGCCAACCATGCTTTACGCAAAATATACAAACCCATCAGCAATAAATAAGCCGCGATATAGGGCTTAATCAAATGCCCATCAATACTGGTCAACAAATAAGCGCCCGCCACCCCGCCCACCACACCCGGAATCACCAAACGCCGAAATAGCGCCTTATCCACATTGCCAAATTTTAAATGTGATAAGCCGGAAAAACCGGTGGTAAACACTTCCGCCACATGCACCGCGGCCGATGCCGCTGCCGGACTGGCGCCAACGCCAATCAAAAAAGTATTCGAGCTAATGCCATACGCCATACCTAATGCGCCATCGATTGCTTGCGCGGCAAAGCCCACTGCAACTGCAGCCCAAAACTGCGGCGAGCTAATCACTTGCTGTGCCGCCAGTAGCAATTGATTGCCTAGCACCGCCGATTGCCCTTGCATCAGATGCTGAGCGATATAAACGCTAACCGCCATTGCAATCAGCAAGGTTAAACCGGCTAAGCGCTTGCTTTGCCACAAGCGGCGCTCGCTGCCGATGGCCGTGTCAAGTGGGGGCAAACCGATCTCTTGATGAAGTCGATTTTCTGGGCTGTCGCTTAAATCTGGATGACGAATTTTCATGGACTACGCCTCAAAGAGCAGCAAATAATTGAGCGCGAGTGTAAGGGTAATAAATAAAATCAAAAAGACTGTTTAGCAAAACCTAAATAAGGGAAAGTTCTATAGAATCATTCCCTGCGTCAACGTGCGGCTCACCGGACTGCACGAGCAATCCTCACGCGTAAAAAAGAAAAAACCGAGCAAGCTCGGTTTTTTTTGGTCTCATAGCGCAAGATTTATTCCGGCTTCACACTATCATGCCCAAGCACATTTTTTACGCTAGCTTGCTGTAAATCTTTTTCTGCTACATCGGCGGTTTTATCCACCCAGCCACTGGCTTTATCCGCCACATGGCCAGCAGCATCGCTGACTTTAGCGCCTAACTCACTGGCTTTTTGTTTGCTGGCATCTAAAGCTTGCTCAGTCGCTTGCGCGGCTTTAGCCCCTAACTCAGCCGCTTTTGCTGAAACCTCATCCGAGAGCCCGCCGGCTTTGTGCGCTAAGTCGGTCGCGGCTTGCTTGCTACTATCCCAAGCCTGATCGGCGGCGATTTTGGCCTTATCGCCGAGCTCTTCAGCACTGTGTACGGCTTGATCGGCCAGATCGCCGGCTTTATCGGCTAATTCAGATACTTTTAATGCCGCCTGCTCGGCAGCGGCACTCATCGACTGCTCTGCGGTATCAAGTAGGGATTTTGCTTTATCAAAAATACTCATCGTGATAACTCCTAGGGATCAACAAGAAAAAACCAAGCTAGATTCACCTAACGCCAAAATCAACGCCACATGAAAACATAACGAAAGCCTTGCTAAAGATATAAACCGTAACACAGCTGCATCCTTCTTGCGACGCATTACAAAAATACCGCAAGCGGCCGCCCGCAGCGTGCTTTAATCGTAGAACGGAAAGAAAAGGATTTACAGCATGTCACAACGTCTACTGATTACAGGTGGTACTGGCTTTATTGGCAGTGCCTTGGTGAAAGAGCGGCTGGCTGCAGGCGATCAAATTACGCTGTACAGCCGCCACCCGCAGGCGGCAATCGCCCAGTTTCAAGGACAAGTGAGCGCTTTTTCCGACTGGCAAACACTCAGTCCGAGCTGTGTTTTTGATGCCGTCATTAATTTAGCAGGGAGCCCTGTGGTCGGCCCACGCTGGTCTACAGCCCGTAAGCAGCTGCTGCTAGATAGTCGTGTGGGGACCACCGAGCACTTAATAACTTGGTTGGCCCAAGCGCAAACTCGGCCGGCGGTGCTTATCAATGGCTCGGCGATTGGTTATTACGGCTGCCGTGGCGACGAAGCGCTCGATGAAAGCGCGCCACCGCAGGCGGAATTTATGTCCGAACTCTGCCAGCAGTGGGAAGCCTCAGCAAACAAAGCCCAAGCACTCGGGCTGCGCGTGGTTTGCCTACGTTTAGGTTTGGTGTTTTGCTCACAACAAGACTCAGGCGGGGCCTTACCCAAACTGGTTTTGCCGTATTACTGGGGTTTGGGCGGCAAAATCGGCAATGGTGAGCAAGTGATGAGTTGGGTACATCGTGATGATGTGCTGGCGGTGATTTCACGGGCAATCAGCGATTTAAGTTTTAGCGGCGCTTACAACCTCACCGCGCCGCAGGCCCCCACGCAAGCGCAATTTGCCACAGCAGTTGGCCAAGCGCTACATCGCCCGACATGGCTCTTTACCCCAGCTTGGCTGATTAATACTTTAGCCGGAGAAATGGGTGCACTATTTACCCGCGGGCAACGCGTAGTCCCTCAGCGGCTAATTGCAGCTGGGTATAGCTTTAAATACCCTGATTTAAAAAGCGCGCTCGATGCATACCTAGGTAAAAAATAAATCCGTGGCCGTGCGACAAAGCTAACTCACAGCGGATCGCGCTGCGCCTGCCAGGCGCGATAAATTTTAAGCGCCACGTGAGCATCATCGGCGGCGTATTGTTTTTGCTTATCCGTCAGTGGCAATAAGGCCCAATTGGACGTCGAGATTTTTTTCGATTTTTGTAATTTTTGGCCAAAAAACTGCGCCACCGCCGTTTTAGCGCCAACATCACTGCGCGAATCAGTGCGTAGCGCCCGCGCCAAGTCCAGCACATGCTGGGTGGTAATCCCTAACTTGGCGAACAAGCGTTGCTGATCGTCGCCCAAGCCAAAACCCACTTTTAAAATCGATGTTGATTCCAAAATGGCTTGCAATGCGGGATAAGCTTCACCACGCCGAATCGGAAATAAAAACACCTTATCCTGTGTGGCCAGTTGAATTAAATGCGGGCCTTGCGAAACTTGCCCTTTCATAAAAACCGGTTTTGATTCGGTATCAAAGCCTAGCACATCGGCCGCAGCCAACTCACGGCTAGCGATTAATGCTTCAGCAGGCGAATTCACGACAACAATGCTGCGCGCATCAATGCCAATATAAGGGGGGAGTAAAGTTTCATCAGTCATACCGCCATGATAACCCAGCAGCGCGCAGTCAGCGGCTTCTGATCGAGCCAAGCCACAGTATTAGCAAAACAAAAAGCACTAGGTAAT includes these proteins:
- a CDS encoding MFS transporter, with amino-acid sequence MLITLMLVMFTAIADFMIMMPLASYLMAEFQINTAHFGLLVSSYSLAAGCSALLASSQADRFDRRHALLFCYGGLMLATLACALSDSYVTLLLARVLAGIFGGVLGSISLAIVGDLIPPERRGRAMSWVMLGFSLSAVAGVPLGLWLAAHSGWRLPFLVLTGICAMVALAIIRYIPSVRGHLASLNQAANWLDNYRELLRVPNHWWAVSLTAMLMVSGFLVIPFIAPTLIANVGLAPEDLMYFYLVGGAATIFSRPLIGRLTDRYPAKKVVAYLILASFIPIILVTQNLAVSLPWHLAISVLFFIFVSGRFIPSSTMVAAATQPHLRGRLMAFNSAVQNFASGAASLLAGLILTQQSDGHLANYAWIGVLSCVAGLLAIFLARKIKAIS
- the gspN gene encoding type II secretion system protein N, which gives rise to MRKIIQQRGLWISIAGLFLLLILVLRMPVSTINWFLPSNVSVVQPQGTIWYGRASAVGLEGVVLQQNLRWAFLPKALLTGQLAWQMQSEALDTHNQARVFVGFGGVALEQVDVTLPLEGVFRAIPQVAQWGLGGRATLRSAHLSKQVGAQAELLLDPVFSQLVPSLMPMTTLRAQLAVVADGATWQISPAGASAIAVNGQGQLAWQGAAHGTINLNPDEKVRQQLAPLLMQVPATAEGYQIKF
- the gspM gene encoding type II secretion system protein GspM, giving the protein MSAYTKYLAQAHSYWARWRVYWLARNPRERKMLLIWAVLVISGLLYFAVYAPLNAQINRLQMQIPQLENQLMAMRGSKPMVVASRTASTQDLRSATFAELSSKGISADVRSISNQQLEVRSNLPSIAEALQLANALRHSVQAKITAIQITPDAASVSLVLVLERQ
- a CDS encoding sulfite exporter TauE/SafE family protein; protein product: MKIRHPDLSDSPENRLHQEIGLPPLDTAIGSERRLWQSKRLAGLTLLIAMAVSVYIAQHLMQGQSAVLGNQLLLAAQQVISSPQFWAAVAVGFAAQAIDGALGMAYGISSNTFLIGVGASPAAASAAVHVAEVFTTGFSGLSHLKFGNVDKALFRRLVIPGVVGGVAGAYLLTSIDGHLIKPYIAAYLLLMGLYILRKAWLATHPKPHSSEIKHVSPLALLGGFVDAVGGGGWGPVVTSTLVGRGNDPRKTIGTVNAAEFFIAFSTAGAFLLWAEMEHWLLVAGLIVGGLFAAPFAAWLCHKLNARTLLWLVGTLISVLSVFNLFVALR
- a CDS encoding mechanosensitive ion channel family protein, which produces MNHYLNVLNINQEESLFHLLFHDAIIFCFRLFLFALIIFAGSYLVKKVDKYFSKVYILNTDENTKQFSRSMTKLGLYIAFFLLGLLAFGFSERSIATMISAIGLGIGISLKEFLSNFAGGVVLFFSRPFVIGDFIKVNGVMGNVTEIEIFSTHINSLDGRRIIIPNNVMISGNIINYDTNPIRRIKITVSVAYDSDMKKVLQILENIATSYPGLDQNQTPFIHVMSYGDSSINILFMVWTDRAHYYQVRGELMAFLLEKLTQEGVDIPFNILDVSITDKSISKQTIPN
- a CDS encoding RidA family protein, which translates into the protein MMTIKTFSPEHLFQPIGPYSHIAQSGPFIVISGTPGVDSQTGELAGPDAYSQAKQILLNFQLLLESVGASLNDVMQIHVYLKNVADFAAMNQAYAEILPQHRPARTVIAVADLPKKGALMTMDLTAFKNQ
- the aqpZ gene encoding aquaporin Z produces the protein MYTLNQRLAAEFIGTFWLVLGGCGSAVLAAAFPELGIGFAGVALAFGLTVLTMAFAIGHISGCHLNPAVSFGLVVGGRFPAKDLVPYVAAQVLGGILGATVLYFIATGKPGFVAGGFASNGYDLLSPGHYAITAVFLCEVVMTFMFLFIILGATDARSPAGFAPIAIGLGLTLIHLISIPVSNTSVNPARSLAAALFADTAALSQVWLFWVAPLIGAAIAGVVYKMVGGDGKQK
- the gspE gene encoding type II secretion system ATPase GspE — encoded protein: MSVVSYMYAREFGLFDGPIHDGITPIYVRQGASAAALGEVRRQCGPTQLHILPAASFDARLTQHFGNGKTSAINMVDDIEESADLARLIQDMPEVSDLMEAEESSPVIRLINAIFTEALRENASDVHIEPFETRSVVRYRVDGTLRDVVEPNRALHAALVSRIKVMAALDIAEKRLPQDGRINLRIAGRPVDIRVSTLPTGHGERAVLRLLDKSAGRLELAKLGMREATLKPLNQLLAAPHGIVLVTGPTGSGKTTTLYAALGSMDAKNSNIMTVEDPIEYDLDGIGQTQVNTRIEMSFARALRAILRQDPDIIMIGEIRDLETAQIAVQASLTGHLVLATLHTNDAASAITRLVDMGIEPFLLASSTIGVLAQRLVRNLCSDCKAPYIASDDELIELGVNTQEKITLYRAVGCPHCAQTGYRGRSGIHELLVVDEAMRTQIHNSANEQDIRNYAESLGMTSLRSDASARVLEGVSSFEEMLRITRSSH
- the gspL gene encoding type II secretion system protein GspL — encoded protein: MTIARVVVRLHAQGALGIEDWLGFDANGRQVAQGQSAVLPAAATYEIALSACWLTVHCLTLPAVAAKQQQKLIRQALEDRVLGALDSLIWRASPAVAGKTWVYLLEQSRCDQVQQWLASQAWTATRWVPEFALLPAGTACYAPSDHGVMLAHHGEYAWLDNEADLLALYPDETWQALTTADLIAPDAASVSFFKSNKSNVSLAMHWQQWRSAVYLLFVCVALLLLSTIIEWRSSVGQERALRQEIRQTFASVYPGVPIVDPILQWQSQQKAGESTGRVGQGDALDLLYQLAGQIDLAVGVDSLSVKDGKLQMVMNEGKSAPLIAKLTAQGSKMKSQSMGDGRIRIEVEQ